A region of Campylobacter sp. RM16189 DNA encodes the following proteins:
- the acpP gene encoding acyl carrier protein has protein sequence MAVFDDVRDVVVEQLSVSPEAVKPESKIIEDLGADSLDVVELVMALEEKFEVEIPDSEAEKLISINDVVTYIEKLNK, from the coding sequence ATGGCAGTTTTTGATGATGTTAGAGATGTTGTTGTTGAGCAACTTAGCGTAAGCCCTGAGGCTGTTAAGCCTGAGTCAAAGATTATCGAAGATCTAGGCGCTGATTCACTTGACGTTGTTGAGCTTGTTATGGCTTTAGAAGAGAAATTTGAAGTTGAAATTCCAGATAGCGAAGCTGAAAAGCTAATAAGCATAAACGACGTTGTAACTTATATAGAAAAACTAAATAAATAA
- a CDS encoding TonB-dependent receptor, with the protein MKNSFEKAFAFSILTAAAVLQVNAAEADTKPVKVVLDKVTVTATKTPIKVEEVPANVSITTSDDIKAKASATDAFKAIKHMAGIEPVSGGMSETLLIRGKVPSMLSNGKDMNFFSGGSQTPLVSMNSIERIEVLKGPQAAIHGAKATSGVVNIIRKKGDIDNPFIETGVFAGTGKQFGANLSLGGGTNFNGGDSLTYFLDIASSKQDKYKTPKGTIPHTEKDQKNIFARVDYAFADSHEISLDFTQDKSDKTQGWYGSYYHQNDWSNIYNNIYDTKSGFLTYEGKFSEMFSLYSNLGLIKRTYDLTYGSNTKPEEFFAKKTNAIYDEKSLQGEIKGTINWLEDEKLRNIIGLQYKKVDMNARNYEFEKPSPSMDYDKTEKNISPFAQIEYKPIPYALFVAGIRHDSYDTAGKKMKATSPNFGISIFPFANTEYDYTTLWVGYSKAFNTPAAPQRYLPKFLGGNPDLKPEKAKGYEIGLKQRLSDWGNLEASYYSTDYTDQIRLIMLPSDEWLFFNEGKSKVRGFEISSEFYPTDWLILNLAYSNEKTKNGEGERLYGTPDKSLKYGATIVDLAGFDFSIQATNALDLKYSGGSKHPSQNKTIVDAKLSYRYEVSGFTLTPFVEVENLADKLYYSLGGESSINEGRVWRAGLNLKYDFK; encoded by the coding sequence ATGAAGAATTCGTTTGAAAAAGCCTTTGCTTTTTCTATTCTAACCGCTGCTGCTGTTTTGCAAGTTAATGCTGCAGAAGCAGACACAAAACCTGTCAAAGTAGTCTTAGATAAGGTTACCGTAACTGCTACTAAAACGCCGATAAAGGTTGAAGAAGTTCCGGCTAATGTGAGCATAACCACCAGTGATGATATTAAGGCAAAAGCTTCTGCAACAGACGCCTTTAAAGCAATTAAACATATGGCGGGAATTGAGCCTGTTAGTGGAGGAATGTCGGAAACTTTGTTAATTCGTGGCAAAGTTCCATCTATGCTAAGCAACGGTAAGGATATGAACTTTTTTTCAGGCGGTAGTCAAACCCCTCTTGTTTCAATGAACTCAATTGAGCGTATTGAAGTATTAAAAGGTCCTCAAGCAGCAATTCACGGTGCTAAAGCAACTTCAGGTGTTGTAAATATCATCAGAAAAAAAGGCGATATTGATAATCCTTTCATAGAAACTGGAGTCTTTGCAGGCACAGGCAAACAATTTGGAGCAAATCTTAGCCTTGGTGGAGGCACTAATTTTAATGGGGGGGATTCGCTCACTTACTTTCTTGATATAGCTTCATCTAAACAAGATAAATACAAAACTCCAAAAGGCACTATTCCTCATACCGAAAAAGATCAAAAAAATATATTTGCACGTGTTGATTATGCGTTTGCCGATAGCCATGAGATAAGCCTTGATTTTACACAAGATAAAAGCGATAAGACACAAGGCTGGTATGGCTCATATTATCATCAAAACGATTGGAGCAATATTTACAACAATATATACGATACCAAGAGCGGATTTTTAACCTATGAGGGTAAATTTAGTGAAATGTTTTCGCTATATTCCAATTTAGGACTAATAAAGCGAACATATGATTTGACTTACGGTTCCAATACAAAACCTGAAGAATTTTTTGCAAAGAAAACCAATGCCATCTATGATGAAAAATCCTTGCAAGGCGAAATCAAAGGCACAATAAATTGGCTAGAAGATGAAAAACTTAGAAATATAATCGGTTTGCAGTATAAAAAAGTCGATATGAATGCAAGAAATTATGAATTTGAAAAACCAAGCCCTAGCATGGATTATGATAAAACCGAAAAAAATATCTCTCCTTTTGCTCAAATAGAGTATAAGCCTATCCCTTACGCTCTTTTTGTGGCCGGAATTCGTCACGATAGCTACGATACCGCAGGTAAAAAGATGAAAGCTACAAGTCCAAATTTTGGTATTTCTATATTTCCTTTTGCGAATACCGAGTATGACTATACTACTTTATGGGTAGGATATAGTAAAGCGTTTAATACGCCTGCTGCACCACAAAGATATCTACCTAAATTCTTGGGAGGAAATCCTGATTTGAAGCCTGAGAAAGCAAAAGGCTATGAAATAGGATTAAAACAACGCCTTAGTGATTGGGGAAATCTGGAAGCAAGTTACTACAGTACAGATTATACCGATCAAATAAGACTTATAATGCTTCCTAGTGATGAATGGTTATTCTTTAACGAAGGAAAATCAAAAGTAAGAGGATTTGAAATCTCAAGCGAATTTTATCCGACCGATTGGCTGATTTTAAATTTAGCCTATTCAAACGAAAAAACTAAAAATGGCGAGGGCGAAAGACTATACGGAACACCTGATAAGAGCTTAAAATACGGTGCAACTATAGTAGATTTGGCTGGATTTGATTTTTCAATTCAAGCTACAAATGCTTTGGATTTGAAATATAGCGGTGGCTCAAAACATCCTAGTCAAAACAAAACCATTGTCGATGCAAAACTTAGCTATAGATATGAAGTGAGCGGATTTACCCTAACTCCATTTGTAGAGGTTGAAAACCTAGCCGATAAGCTTTATTATAGCCTTGGTGGCGAATCATCGATAAACGAAGGGCGAGTTTGGAGAGCGGGTCTTAACCTAAAATATGATTTTAAATGA
- a CDS encoding beta-ketoacyl-ACP synthase II produces the protein MRRVVVTGIGMINALGLDKESSFKAICEGKSGVKKITFFDVSEYPVQIAAEITDFDPLTVMDGKEVKKVDRFIQLGIKAAREAMTDANFGEFDASEFGISSAAGIGGLPNIEKNSNILLEKGPKKISPFFIPSALVNMLGGIVSIEHGLRGPNISSVTACAASTHAICEAAKTIMIGEAEKMLVVGAESTICGVGVGGFAAMKALSTRNDEPEKASRPFDAERDGFVMGEGSGALVLEEFESAKARGAKIYAEIVGFGESGDAYHITAPTLEGPLNAMKKALKMAGDIKIDYINAHGTSTPTNDRNETAALKELFGSNCPPVSSTKGQTGHCLGAAGAIEAVISIMALRDGIIPPTINQTTKDPECDLDYVPNVARKAELKAIMSNSFGFGGTNGSVVFKKLD, from the coding sequence TTGAGAAGAGTTGTAGTCACCGGAATCGGTATGATAAATGCTCTTGGACTTGATAAAGAGAGCTCTTTTAAAGCTATCTGTGAGGGCAAGAGCGGAGTAAAGAAGATAACGTTTTTTGACGTTTCTGAATATCCTGTTCAAATCGCCGCTGAAATTACCGACTTTGATCCTTTGACCGTAATGGACGGTAAAGAGGTGAAGAAAGTCGATAGATTCATACAACTTGGTATCAAAGCAGCTCGCGAAGCTATGACTGACGCAAATTTTGGCGAATTTGACGCTAGCGAATTTGGCATAAGCTCGGCTGCAGGTATCGGAGGGTTGCCAAATATCGAGAAGAACTCAAATATACTGCTCGAAAAAGGTCCTAAAAAAATATCTCCGTTTTTTATCCCTTCTGCTCTAGTAAATATGCTCGGCGGTATAGTTTCCATAGAGCATGGACTTAGAGGACCTAATATTTCAAGCGTTACGGCTTGCGCGGCTTCTACACATGCGATATGTGAAGCGGCTAAGACCATAATGATAGGCGAAGCCGAGAAGATGCTTGTCGTAGGTGCAGAATCTACAATATGCGGTGTCGGCGTAGGCGGATTTGCCGCTATGAAGGCACTTTCAACCAGAAACGATGAGCCGGAAAAAGCTTCTCGTCCTTTTGATGCCGAACGAGACGGCTTTGTTATGGGTGAAGGAAGTGGGGCTTTAGTGCTTGAAGAATTTGAAAGCGCCAAGGCAAGAGGGGCTAAAATTTATGCTGAGATAGTAGGCTTTGGAGAGAGCGGAGATGCTTATCACATTACGGCGCCGACTCTTGAAGGACCTCTAAATGCTATGAAAAAAGCTCTTAAAATGGCAGGCGATATTAAGATCGACTACATAAATGCTCATGGAACTTCAACTCCAACGAACGATAGAAATGAAACTGCTGCGCTAAAAGAGCTATTTGGCAGCAATTGTCCGCCGGTTAGTTCTACAAAAGGTCAAACAGGACACTGCTTGGGAGCCGCAGGAGCCATAGAAGCGGTAATCTCTATCATGGCTTTACGTGACGGGATTATACCTCCAACCATAAATCAGACAACAAAAGATCCTGAGTGCGACTTGGACTATGTGCCAAATGTTGCTAGAAAAGCCGAGCTTAAAGCTATCATGAGCAACTCGTTTGGCTTTGGTGGAACCAACGGTTCGGTAGTATTTAAAAAATTGGACTAA
- the accA gene encoding acetyl-CoA carboxylase carboxyl transferase subunit alpha, with product MASYLDFEKSIKQIDDDIANAKIRGDEHAVEILNKNLEKETAKIYKNLNEYQRLSLARHPDRPYAIDYVRGMMTDYYEIHGDRAFRDDHAIVCYIGYIGSKKVVVIGEQKGRGTKNKLKRNFGMPHPEGYRKALRVAKLAEKFSLPILFLIDTPGAYPGIAAEERGQSEAIARNLFEFANLKTPMIAVVIGEGGSGGALAIGVADKLAMMRNSVFSVISPEGCAAILWNDPSKQEQATKAMKITADDLKSLNLIDDVIEEPLNGAHRDKESAVKALATYFTDELAKLEDQSIDQILSARMNKILSVGAFQEGK from the coding sequence ATGGCTAGTTATTTAGATTTTGAAAAGAGTATTAAGCAGATTGATGATGATATAGCGAATGCTAAAATTCGCGGTGATGAGCATGCTGTTGAAATTTTAAATAAAAATCTAGAAAAAGAGACTGCTAAAATTTACAAAAATTTAAACGAGTATCAAAGGCTAAGCCTCGCTCGTCACCCTGATCGCCCGTATGCTATAGATTATGTGCGCGGGATGATGACTGATTATTACGAAATTCACGGTGATAGGGCATTTCGTGATGATCATGCGATAGTTTGTTATATCGGATATATCGGCTCTAAAAAAGTAGTTGTTATAGGCGAGCAAAAGGGTCGTGGTACTAAAAATAAACTAAAAAGAAATTTCGGTATGCCTCATCCCGAAGGCTATAGAAAAGCGCTTCGCGTAGCAAAACTTGCCGAGAAATTTAGCTTGCCGATACTTTTTCTTATAGACACTCCGGGTGCGTATCCTGGAATCGCCGCCGAAGAGCGCGGACAGAGCGAGGCAATAGCTAGAAATCTCTTTGAATTTGCAAATTTAAAAACTCCAATGATAGCGGTTGTAATAGGCGAAGGCGGTAGTGGCGGAGCGCTTGCGATAGGAGTGGCTGATAAGCTTGCTATGATGAGAAACTCGGTATTTTCGGTTATTTCTCCTGAAGGTTGTGCCGCGATACTTTGGAATGACCCAAGCAAGCAGGAGCAAGCAACTAAGGCTATGAAGATAACCGCAGATGATCTAAAGAGCCTAAATTTGATAGATGACGTTATAGAAGAGCCACTTAATGGTGCTCATAGAGATAAAGAAAGCGCAGTAAAAGCACTTGCGACATATTTTACAGATGAGCTTGCTAAGCTTGAAGATCAAAGTATAGATCAAATTTTAAGCGCTAGAATGAATAAAATCTTATCTGTCGGAGCTTTCCAAGAGGGCAAGTAG
- a CDS encoding DNA double-strand break repair nuclease NurA, which yields MPFSGEFASKISHFDIMKNPDIIEFLQSCPDVPRPSVENIKDLIENEYYTSYFQTYKNAKMPKFVLSLDGSCYEVLADKDFPSRKLGYIKIGLVFLDVQRYDSIASNDKYRYIDPKQVAKLQDDISCLSFALPGAYVQEKGDASAFESFRKRLLKIFKSEQYKLGDYRLIDSLFELSLRIEKAEFKNGRKFFKLDKCPNRNCGKNDKFEIEINDEYVICPYCKNKIFATDVLRVHEPFTNTGENQGTYSRVMNLLEHLVLFHYLNYIYNNDIKFLSELAVILDGPLAIYGEGAKYHRALMMAYYEMQRKCVDSGYSEPIIIGLVKTGRIVEHFLNIKNRLAQNVIFPIDDMYRYEFINEKDDSQDKHFGVETYYGQDFFIKSSDHRQFVVCVLYPFSNKTEDFHNEKTKISHYKNFDSILATIIKFETDMYQNGSIPVILAHKHSSISLKPGGKMLDILSRKYFK from the coding sequence ATGCCATTTAGCGGCGAATTTGCATCTAAAATTTCACATTTTGATATCATGAAAAACCCTGACATTATTGAATTTTTACAAAGTTGTCCTGATGTTCCAAGACCGAGTGTTGAAAATATCAAGGATTTGATAGAAAACGAATACTATACTTCATATTTTCAGACTTATAAAAATGCAAAAATGCCAAAATTTGTGCTTTCTTTGGATGGATCTTGTTATGAAGTTTTAGCCGATAAGGATTTTCCAAGCAGAAAGCTAGGATATATCAAAATAGGACTTGTGTTTTTAGATGTGCAAAGATACGATAGTATCGCATCTAACGATAAATATAGATACATAGATCCTAAGCAAGTAGCAAAACTCCAAGATGACATTAGTTGCCTCTCTTTTGCACTGCCGGGTGCTTATGTGCAAGAAAAAGGTGATGCTTCTGCGTTTGAAAGTTTCAGGAAAAGACTTTTAAAAATTTTTAAAAGTGAGCAGTATAAATTAGGCGACTATAGATTAATAGATTCACTATTTGAACTCTCTTTAAGGATAGAAAAAGCAGAGTTTAAAAATGGTAGGAAATTTTTTAAACTGGATAAATGTCCAAATAGAAATTGTGGTAAAAATGACAAATTTGAAATAGAAATTAACGATGAATATGTTATTTGTCCTTATTGTAAGAATAAAATTTTTGCAACAGATGTTTTAAGAGTGCACGAGCCATTTACAAACACGGGTGAGAATCAAGGGACTTATTCTAGGGTTATGAATTTATTAGAACATTTGGTTTTGTTTCATTATTTAAATTACATTTATAACAATGACATCAAATTTCTATCGGAATTAGCCGTGATTTTAGATGGACCTTTAGCGATCTACGGAGAGGGTGCGAAATATCACAGAGCACTAATGATGGCATATTATGAGATGCAAAGAAAGTGTGTAGATAGCGGATATTCTGAGCCTATAATTATTGGTCTTGTTAAAACGGGTAGAATTGTGGAACATTTTTTAAATATAAAAAATAGACTTGCTCAAAATGTAATTTTTCCTATTGATGATATGTATAGGTATGAGTTTATAAACGAAAAAGACGATAGCCAGGATAAACATTTTGGAGTAGAAACTTATTACGGTCAGGATTTTTTCATTAAAAGCTCGGATCATAGACAATTTGTAGTTTGTGTTTTATATCCATTTTCTAACAAAACAGAGGATTTTCATAATGAAAAAACAAAGATATCTCACTATAAAAATTTTGACTCAATCCTTGCTACGATTATAAAATTTGAAACAGATATGTATCAAAACGGCTCAATACCGGTTATCTTGGCTCACAAGCACTCATCTATTAGCCTGAAACCTGGCGGCAAAATGCTTGATATTTTGTCTAGAAAATATTTCAAATAG
- the fabG gene encoding 3-oxoacyl-ACP reductase FabG: MKFSGKNVLITGASRGIGAQIAKTLANMGLKVWINYRSKPEIADALQAEIVAAGGQAAVIKFDATDEDEFIKGINLIIDTDGELSYLVNNAGITNDKLALRMKTDEFINVLNANLTSAFIGSREALKVMSKKRFGAVVNVASIVGEMGNAGQVNYSASKGGMIAMTKSLAKEGASRNVRFNCVTPGFIQTDMTEVLSEEIKQNYINNIPLKRLGGASEVAETIAFLLSDHASYITGDVLKVNGGLYM; the protein is encoded by the coding sequence ATGAAATTTAGTGGAAAAAATGTTCTGATTACCGGTGCAAGCCGCGGCATAGGCGCGCAGATAGCAAAAACGCTTGCAAACATGGGTTTAAAAGTGTGGATAAACTACCGCTCAAAGCCTGAGATCGCAGATGCTTTGCAAGCCGAGATCGTAGCTGCCGGCGGTCAGGCTGCAGTGATAAAATTTGACGCAACAGACGAAGATGAGTTTATAAAAGGCATAAATTTAATCATTGATACTGACGGCGAGCTAAGTTACCTCGTAAATAACGCAGGAATCACAAATGATAAACTTGCGCTTAGAATGAAAACGGACGAGTTTATAAACGTGCTAAATGCGAATTTGACATCAGCATTTATCGGCTCAAGAGAGGCTTTAAAAGTGATGAGTAAAAAGCGCTTTGGAGCTGTTGTAAACGTAGCTTCCATAGTAGGCGAGATGGGAAATGCGGGACAAGTTAATTATTCGGCAAGTAAAGGCGGCATGATAGCTATGACAAAGAGCCTTGCTAAAGAGGGAGCGAGCAGAAACGTGCGATTTAACTGCGTAACGCCGGGCTTTATACAAACGGATATGACGGAGGTTTTAAGCGAAGAGATTAAGCAAAACTATATAAACAATATCCCGCTAAAACGTCTTGGAGGTGCAAGCGAAGTAGCCGAAACTATCGCATTTTTGCTAAGCGATCACGCAAGTTATATTACAGGTGATGTGCTTAAGGTGAACGGCGGACTTTATATGTAG